Proteins co-encoded in one Gammaproteobacteria bacterium genomic window:
- the ispC gene encoding 1-deoxy-D-xylulose-5-phosphate reductoisomerase, translated as MTEFGQATPKGVSILGSTGTIGVNTLDVLARHPDRFRVVALTANSNVDRMVGQCEATRPDYAVMRDEDAAQQLRTRLRQGCPSTEVLAGVKGLEEVVALAATDYVMAGIVGAAGLLPTLAAARAGKRVMLANKEALVMSGRLFMDEVSRNGAELLPIDSEHNAVFQCMPGDFARGLDTVGVARILLTGSGGPFREMPLDRLDQVTPDQAVAHPNWVMGRKISVDSATMMNKGLEVIEACWLFHTEVGRVDVVVHPQSVIHSMVSYADGSVLAQLGNPDMRTPIAYALSWPERIASGVDLLDLIQVAHLDFSRPDEQRFPCLRLAREALVAGGTATAILNAANEVAVQSFLEREIPFTRIPPAIESALESVTVQAADSLDAILAADEEGRLAAHRYLGRG; from the coding sequence ATGACTGAGTTCGGTCAGGCAACCCCCAAGGGGGTTTCGATTCTAGGCTCTACCGGTACCATCGGTGTCAATACCCTGGATGTGCTGGCGCGGCATCCGGATCGTTTCCGGGTCGTGGCCCTGACGGCGAACTCGAACGTCGATCGTATGGTCGGACAATGTGAGGCGACCAGGCCTGACTATGCAGTGATGCGCGACGAGGACGCAGCTCAGCAACTGCGCACCCGCCTACGGCAAGGTTGTCCTTCAACAGAGGTTCTCGCCGGCGTGAAGGGGCTGGAGGAGGTCGTGGCGCTTGCAGCGACGGACTACGTGATGGCCGGCATCGTGGGCGCCGCTGGTTTGCTACCCACGCTGGCCGCCGCACGTGCCGGAAAGCGCGTGATGCTCGCGAACAAGGAGGCGCTGGTGATGTCCGGGCGGCTGTTCATGGATGAAGTGAGCCGAAACGGCGCCGAGTTACTGCCCATCGACAGTGAACATAATGCCGTTTTTCAGTGCATGCCAGGGGATTTTGCCCGAGGGCTAGACACCGTCGGCGTGGCCCGGATTCTACTGACGGGCTCAGGCGGACCGTTTCGCGAGATGCCTCTTGACAGACTGGATCAGGTAACGCCCGATCAGGCCGTCGCCCATCCGAACTGGGTGATGGGACGGAAGATCTCGGTCGATTCGGCTACCATGATGAACAAGGGGCTGGAGGTGATCGAGGCCTGCTGGTTGTTCCATACCGAGGTCGGGCGCGTCGATGTCGTTGTCCACCCGCAGAGCGTCATCCATTCCATGGTGTCCTATGCCGACGGTTCGGTACTCGCGCAACTCGGCAACCCAGATATGCGTACCCCGATCGCCTACGCGTTGTCCTGGCCGGAGCGGATCGCCTCGGGGGTCGACCTACTGGACCTGATTCAGGTGGCGCACCTGGATTTCTCCAGACCCGACGAGCAACGCTTCCCCTGTCTTCGGCTCGCTCGCGAGGCGCTTGTCGCGGGGGGCACGGCAACCGCGATTCTGAATGCGGCGAACGAGGTGGCGGTGCAGAGTTTCCTGGAGCGGGAGATCCCGTTTACGCGGATTCCGCCCGCCATTGAGTCCGCGCTGGAGTCGGTCACCGTACAGGCGGCGGATTCGCTTGACGCGATACTCGCGGCCGACGAGGAAGGCAGATTGGCGGCCCATCGGTACCTCGGGAGAGGATGA
- a CDS encoding phosphatidate cytidylyltransferase produces MTMLRQRVITAAVAGIVAVTAVMMLPSKTLAVVLLAIVLVGAWEWARLAGLKSIPARVGYTLLVAVLAGFGWWMRQRGLQLPFVALGVVWWVFVLVALASYQPGGNGSRIGMIVAGLPVLAPSWLALVDLHAIRPSLLLYLFVLIWLADSAAYFSGKRFGKTRLAPVLSPGKSREGVLGALVATLLLGLAGARWFEAGLVAGAYFVLLGLLTALVSVEGDLFESLLKRRAGVKDSGRILPGHGGVLDRIDSLTAAAPVFWLGLYWIRVPSAT; encoded by the coding sequence ATGACGATGCTTAGGCAGCGTGTGATCACGGCCGCGGTCGCGGGGATCGTGGCGGTAACCGCAGTCATGATGTTGCCTTCCAAGACATTGGCAGTGGTGCTGTTGGCAATTGTGTTGGTCGGTGCCTGGGAGTGGGCACGCCTGGCGGGACTGAAATCGATTCCCGCCAGAGTGGGTTATACGCTGCTCGTCGCCGTGCTGGCCGGTTTCGGGTGGTGGATGCGGCAACGGGGACTGCAACTCCCCTTCGTCGCGCTCGGGGTCGTGTGGTGGGTCTTCGTCCTGGTGGCGCTGGCGAGTTACCAGCCTGGTGGGAACGGTTCGAGGATCGGGATGATCGTGGCGGGGTTGCCCGTGCTCGCCCCCTCATGGCTTGCGCTGGTGGATCTGCACGCCATACGTCCCTCCCTACTCCTCTATCTTTTCGTGTTGATCTGGCTGGCCGATTCCGCGGCGTATTTCAGCGGGAAGCGATTCGGCAAGACCCGGCTGGCCCCGGTCCTCAGCCCGGGGAAGAGTCGCGAAGGTGTGCTGGGTGCCCTGGTGGCAACATTGTTACTTGGTCTGGCCGGTGCGCGGTGGTTCGAGGCAGGACTCGTTGCCGGCGCCTACTTTGTCCTGCTCGGCCTCCTGACCGCCCTGGTGTCGGTGGAGGGCGACCTGTTCGAGAGCCTTCTCAAGCGTCGTGCCGGCGTGAAGGACAGCGGACGCATCCTGCCCGGCCATGGAGGGGTGTTGGATCGTATCGACAGTCTGACCGCGGCGGCCCCAGTGTTCTGGTTGGGTCTGTACTGGATTCGCGTCCCCTCGGCAACATGA
- the uppS gene encoding di-trans,poly-cis-decaprenylcistransferase: MTSDSTSRKEIPGHVAIIMDGNGRWARSRMLPRPAGHQAGVNATRRIVEHCLRAGVEVVTLFAFSSENWRRPAAEVSSLMELFFHSLRREAGRLAENGIRMRFIGDRDGFSPRLKQEIAAAEDTTAAGERMLLNIAANYGGRWDIVQAVRQLIADVGESGMDSSAIDESALNKRLSTAGLAEPDLFIRAGGEHRISNFLLWQLAYTELYFTDTLWPDFDEASLAEAFNDYAGRQRRFGKTGEQVRELDDDA; encoded by the coding sequence ATGACGAGTGATTCGACGTCCCGGAAGGAGATTCCGGGGCATGTAGCCATCATCATGGACGGGAACGGACGGTGGGCCCGTTCCCGCATGCTGCCACGTCCGGCAGGGCATCAGGCCGGTGTCAATGCCACCCGTCGGATCGTCGAGCACTGCCTGAGGGCGGGTGTCGAGGTGGTGACCCTGTTCGCCTTCAGCAGCGAGAACTGGCGCAGGCCCGCCGCCGAGGTCAGCAGCCTGATGGAGCTGTTCTTCCATTCGCTCAGGCGGGAGGCCGGGCGCCTGGCCGAGAACGGAATCCGAATGCGTTTCATCGGGGATCGAGACGGCTTCTCACCACGACTCAAGCAGGAGATCGCCGCAGCAGAGGATACCACTGCGGCGGGTGAGCGTATGCTCCTGAACATCGCCGCCAACTACGGAGGGCGCTGGGACATCGTCCAGGCAGTCAGACAACTGATCGCCGATGTGGGAGAATCCGGCATGGATTCGTCTGCGATCGATGAATCGGCGCTCAACAAGAGACTTTCGACGGCCGGTCTCGCCGAGCCGGACCTTTTCATTCGCGCCGGCGGGGAACATCGCATCAGCAACTTCCTGCTCTGGCAGCTCGCCTACACCGAGCTCTATTTCACTGATACCCTGTGGCCGGACTTCGATGAGGCGTCGCTTGCGGAGGCGTTTAACGACTACGCGGGGCGGCAACGGCGTTTCGGCAAGACAGGGGAACAGGTGCGGGAATTGGATGACGATGCTTAG
- the frr gene encoding ribosome recycling factor — MIDEIIEDADQRMRKSVEALGHEMAKIRTGRAHTSLLDHVTVDYYGSRVPIKQVAKVNVEDARTLAVSPWEREMIKVVERAIMESDLGLNPSSAGMVIRVPMPPLTEERRRDLVKVVRHEAEGGRVAVRNIRRDANQDLKELLKEKEISEDAEHGAEERIQKLTDTHVSEIEEILAKKEQELMEF; from the coding sequence ATGATCGATGAAATCATCGAGGACGCCGATCAGAGGATGCGCAAGAGTGTCGAGGCGCTCGGTCACGAAATGGCCAAGATTCGAACCGGTAGGGCGCATACCAGCCTTCTCGATCACGTGACGGTTGACTACTATGGCAGCCGTGTTCCGATCAAGCAGGTGGCGAAGGTCAACGTTGAGGACGCTCGTACGCTCGCCGTGTCGCCCTGGGAAAGGGAGATGATCAAGGTCGTGGAACGGGCCATCATGGAGTCGGATCTGGGACTGAATCCATCTTCGGCCGGTATGGTGATCCGGGTGCCCATGCCTCCCCTCACCGAAGAGCGCCGCCGGGACCTGGTCAAGGTCGTCCGGCACGAGGCGGAGGGCGGGCGCGTGGCGGTACGAAACATCCGACGAGATGCGAACCAGGACCTAAAGGAGCTGTTAAAGGAGAAGGAGATCTCCGAGGACGCCGAACACGGGGCAGAAGAGCGTATCCAGAAACTGACTGACACTCACGTTTCCGAGATCGAGGAGATTCTGGCGAAAAAGGAGCAGGAGCTCATGGAGTTTTAG